GTCGGGTGCTGTCGCTGCTGTTGAGTTACACTCGCAGTCCTCTGGGCTTGTTGATTGCTTTAACCTTTGGTAGTGGTATACTTAGCGCTTTTTTTCTCAATGACACTATAGCGTTGATTTTCACACCGTTAACTTTAAGCTTGACTCAAACATTGGGTTTAAATCCGATTCCGTATTTACTAGCGATCGCTGGTGCAACTAATATAGGCTCGGTAGCAACTTTGAGCGGTAATCCCCAAAACATCCTCATTGGCTCGTTTTCCGGTATTCCCTACCTAGATTTTTTGCGGGTATTGGCTCCTGTTGCCTTGCTTGGCTTGGTGATTCAAGTGGGGCTGCTGTGGCTACTTTACCCCGATGTCCGCTCTACCCAATCTTGTCAAAAGTTACCCACTGGTAAAGAACGCATCTTCAAACCATTATTTCATAAAAGTTTAATCATCACCACCGGACTACTGATTGCTTTTGCAGTTGGCTTGCCCTTAGCGGAGTCTGCCCTAGTCGCTGCTAGCTTGTTGCTAATTACTCGGCGCATCAAACCACAACGTATTCTCAAAAAAGTGGATTGGAATCTGCTGGTGATGTTTTCTGGGCTTTTCATCCTGACAAGAGTCACACAAAAGTTGAATTTATTACAGCCATTTACCCATGCCATCAACTCTACTGCGAGTTTTTTGGGTGTAACGGTTATTTTATCTAACCTTATTTCTAATGTGCCTGCTGTACTTTTATTGCATCCCCTGATTCCTCAAGACAATACCCAGTACTGGCTATTGCTAGCAGCCGGATCAACATTGGCAGGTAATCTAACTTTGTTTGGTTCAGTTGCTAACTTGATAGTTGTAGAAGCTGCCGCTGACTTAGGTTACAAGCTCACCTTCATCGAGCATCTGCGATTTGGTTTGCCCTTGACTTTGTGTACTTTACTTCTAGTTTATCTTTTTATTCACTGAAAGTGATGCTCTGCCGAGTTCAATTGATAATTCTACGCAAAGATGCTAAGAATAAAGGGGAAAATCGTGCGATCGCTTGAGTTGAAAAAAGCTTTATTATCAAGATTACAGTGATTGATAAGTTAACAACTTTGTACAACAAATGGAAAGATTGTTAAACATCCACATCGAGAAATTACCAGAAGGCGTTTATTTAGCAACATCCGATGAGCTTCAAGGTTTGGTAGCTCAAGGGCGGACAGTTGCTGAAACTTTAGAAATAGCTCGTGATGTAGCGCGTAAGTTACTAGAAGCACAGTCTGAGGACAAAGAAGCAGACTACTTGCAACCAATAGCTGAGCAATTTAACTATCCTCTAGTTATAGGTCAGTAGTCAATTCATGGGTCGCTTAGCTGGCTTTAGCTACAGAGAGATTATCAAAATTTTGAAAACCTTTGGCTTTGTTTTTTCTCGTCAAGCCGCAGGTAGTCATGAAATTTGGTTTAATCCTGAAACTAATCGTTATACTACTATTCCCAATCATTCTGGTGATATGCCAGAAGGAACATTACGTGCAATTTTAAAGCAAGCAGGTATTGATCCTGAAGAATTTATTAACGGCTCTTAGTAATAATGATTAACTCTGATTTTGCAGCTCTAGCCAAGCTACTAGATCGGTGACTCCTGAAAAATCAAACAATGCCTCTCCTAATGCTTCTAAATTCTCAATAGATAATCCTCGAATTCGGTCAATTAGTGATGCGTCAAGCTGACCGAAGCGCCGATTAATCAACGGTAATATTAAACTTTCTTCACCTTGTCTTTTACTTTGCTGTAAAATATCTTGATAAATTACAGACT
Above is a window of Nostoc sp. UHCC 0702 DNA encoding:
- a CDS encoding DUF1902 domain-containing protein, yielding MERLLNIHIEKLPEGVYLATSDELQGLVAQGRTVAETLEIARDVARKLLEAQSEDKEADYLQPIAEQFNYPLVIGQ
- a CDS encoding DUF4351 domain-containing protein; amino-acid sequence: MRESVIYQDILQQSKRQGEESLILPLINRRFGQLDASLIDRIRGLSIENLEALGEALFDFSGVTDLVAWLELQNQS
- a CDS encoding type II toxin-antitoxin system HicA family toxin, yielding MGRLAGFSYREIIKILKTFGFVFSRQAAGSHEIWFNPETNRYTTIPNHSGDMPEGTLRAILKQAGIDPEEFINGS
- a CDS encoding anion transporter, which codes for MSFNLIPNPQSLIPSPFYVIVFQFATYSVLGLTYLGLALGYIPGLRMNRATIALVGSAFLIALGVLNLQQAWQAIDANTIVFLLSMMVVNANLSYAGFFSRVLSLLLSYTRSPLGLLIALTFGSGILSAFFLNDTIALIFTPLTLSLTQTLGLNPIPYLLAIAGATNIGSVATLSGNPQNILIGSFSGIPYLDFLRVLAPVALLGLVIQVGLLWLLYPDVRSTQSCQKLPTGKERIFKPLFHKSLIITTGLLIAFAVGLPLAESALVAASLLLITRRIKPQRILKKVDWNLLVMFSGLFILTRVTQKLNLLQPFTHAINSTASFLGVTVILSNLISNVPAVLLLHPLIPQDNTQYWLLLAAGSTLAGNLTLFGSVANLIVVEAAADLGYKLTFIEHLRFGLPLTLCTLLLVYLFIH